The DNA window GCGCGGGGTGTATGGAACGAAACTCCTGTCCCCGGAGCAGGATTCGCTGGCACCGGGTTCGAATTCGACGGCGACCACTACGCGGTGATCGATGGCGGGTTCCGGGGCATCCTGTCCGGACTCCCGTTCCCCAGGGTGTACCTGTCCGGCACCTCGTCCGAGGCCGTGGAACTCTCGGCCCAGCACGCCGACGTGCATCTCTTCGTCGAAACGCGGGACGGCCTCACCGGACCGTTGCGACAGCTGCGCGAACGCGCGGGGGTCGCGGGCCGAACCGTCCGCGCAGGTCTCGAAATTCCGGTCATCGCCAGGGAGACCGAGCAGGAGGCATGGGCGCGGGTGCACCGTCAGTGGCACGAGGTGCATCCCGAAAGCTCCGCCGCCGCACTGGATCTCGGCGACGGCCGCTGGTCCGGCTTCGCGGAATTCGGCTACCCGCAGGCGATCGGCCTGGTCGGCAGCTACGAGCAAGTGGCCCACCGCCTTTCGGACTACATCGCGGCGGGCGTCGAGACGTTCGTGCTCAGCGGCCACCCGCATATCGAGGAACTGCACCGGACCGGCGAACACCTGCTGCATCTCGTCGACCCGGCCGGGCGCACCCTGGCCGCCCAGGAGGCCACGGCATGACCATCGACATCTACTGGCGCATCGGCATGGAGGGCGACCACGCATCGCTGCGCACCCCGCGCCGCTACAACCGCGGGCACGCCAACGGCTACGGCCCCGGTAATATCGCCCCCGCGATCCGTGGCGGTGAACTCGACGGCTACGGCTATATCGACCATATGGCCGCCGTCGCCAAGGCCTCGGAATCGGCGGGCTTCCTCGGTGGGCTGCTGCCGTCCTTCCCGGTCACCGACGACCCGTGGGCGACCGCGGCGGCATTGGCCAGGGAAACCACCACCTACCGCTTCATGGTCGCGTTCCAGCCCGGCTTCCTGCATCCGGTGCAGGCGGCCAGAATGTCGGCGAGTCTGCAGCGCGCCACCGGCGGGCGATTGGTCTACAACATCATCAGTGGTGGCGGTGGACCGGCCCAATTGTGGTGGGGCGACAAGGTTTCCCACGACGACCGCTACGCCCGCACCAGCGAATTCCTCGGTGTCTTGCGCGGAGTGTGGGACGGCGAGCCCTATGACCACGCCGGCCGGTTCTTCCACACCGAGGGTGCGGCGCTCCCGCCGGGCCTGGCCGGTCAGCCATTTCCGGAGGTGTACTTCTCCGGCTCGTCCGGCGCCGCGGTCGAGGCCGCGGGACACCATGCCGACTACTACCTGTCCTGGCTCGAGCCCTATGCGGACCTGCGCGCCAAGTTCGACGGTGTCCGCGCACATTCCGAAACCATCGGCCGGACACCGAAATTCGCGGTACGTATCGATATCGTCGCCCGGCACACCGAGGAGGCGGCCTGGGCCGAAATCGAAAAGGGCTGGGCCTTCGTCGACCGCGACGCCGCCAACCGTGCCGCACAGGGTGATTCGGTCGGCGCCGCCCGCATCAAGGGTTGGGTGCCCGAAACCATCACCGGCTACCGCGATCTCGAGGTCCAGCCGAATGTGTGGTGCGGCTTCAGCCTCATTCGCGGTGGCCCGGCCTTCGGTCTGGTCGGCAGCTACGAACAGGTCGCCCAGCGCCTGGACGAACTGATCGACCTCGGCGTCGACGCCTTCATCCTCGCGGGCAATCCGCACCTGGAGGAGGCCTATCGCGTCGGCGAGGAGGTGCTGCCGCTGCTCGGCCGCTCCCGGCTCACCGCGCCCACCGCCGAATCATCCCTGTCCTTCGCCCTCTAACTCAGGAGACCCATCATGGCCCTTCGTGTCGGCTACTTCCCACACAACAATTCGCTGTTCGTTCTGCGTCATCGCGGCATCCTGGAGACCAGGCTGCCCGATGTGGAATGGGTCGACCTGCGCACCCTGCCCCAGTCCGAGCGCGTCGATCCGAAGACGGGTTTACCGTCGCTGCACTCGGATTGGCTGTTCACCGAGGGCGGTTACGACTTCATCGGCACCGGTTTCACCCCACCGATCACCGGTCTGGCCAACGGCCGCGACCTTGTCTACGTCGGTATTTCGGGCCCACGCGTCGAGAACGGGCGACTGGTCACCAAGGCCGACAGCGGAATTCGCACCGCCGCGGATCTGCAGGGCAAGCGCGTCGGCATCGCGCACGGCTCCTGGCAGACCACCCTGCTGCTGTTCGCCTTGGAGAAGGCCGGGCTCACCTGGTCCGACGTCGAGCCCATCGACACCGATGTCCGCGACGGCGGTGACGCACTGCTGGCCGGTGATCTCGATGCCTGGGTCGGCGCGTACCCGGGCCTGACCGCTGTGGAAGCCGCCACCGAACTACACACCCTGGTCGACACCGAATCGGTTTTCAGCCACCCCTCGCTGTGGTTTACCCGCCGCGATATCGCCGAACAGCACCGCCCGGAACTCGAGGCGATCATCGCCTCGCTCCAGGAATCCGACGCCTGGATCACGGCCAATCCCCGTGCGGCCGCGCAGTATTTCGTCGACGACGTCACCGCCCGCGGCGGTAGGGCCGACCTCGACGCCTGGGAGGCGGCCTTGCGCGGCAGGCCATTCGGTGTGAATGCGGTGACCGAGGAATTCCTCGACGAACAGCAGCGCGCCGCCGACCTGCTGGCGGCCAACGGCCTGCTGTCGCGCACCATTCGGGTGCGTGACGCAGTCTTGTCCTGGATCGGCGAAGCGGTCGAGGCGACCAAGTCCGGCGCGACCGTCTGAGTCCGCCCCGCCCCGCTTCCTTGGCAGCACGTTCGGCTACCACCACGCCCCGCAGAATTCGCTGCGGTGCAACGAACACCAGAACAATCCGCGCGAGTACCGCAGTGACAATTCGGTCGAACCTTCGGACGCCACCGGCACTAGCGCGGGCCGCGCGACGACCTGGACCCGCGTACCGCGCCCCGATGGCGACGGCTGGACCGTGTACCGCACCCACGCGAGGACGTGCTGATGACCACGGCAACCTCGACAGCGCGTTGATCGGTTGGCGGCCGGGATGCGGGATTAGTGTGGACCGCATGGTCGAGTCGACGAGGATTGTGCTGGCATCCCGGCCGGAGGGCGCACCGACCCCGGCGAATTTCCGCATCGAGACGGCGGCCGTTCCGGAGCCCGAGGCGGGCGAAGTGCTGCTGCGCACGTTGTATCTGTCGCTCGACCCGTATATGCGGGGACGGATGAGCGCCGCCGAGTCGTATGCCGCGCCGGTCGAGGTCGGCGCTGTGATGGTCGGCGGCACGGTCGCCGAGGTACTCGAATCCCGGGCGCCGTCGCTGGCGAAAGGCGATGTGGTGCAGGCCTATTCGGGTTGGCAGACGCATCAGGTCGCGCCCGCGGCGGGTGTGCGCAAGCTGGATCCGGATCAGGCGCCGGTGTCGACGGCACTCGGTGTGCTCGGCATGCCGGGCTTCACGGCCTACTCCGGGCTGCTGAAGATCGGACAGCCCAAGGCGGGGGAGACCCTGGTGGTGGCCGCGGCCAGCGGTCCCGTCGGTTCCGCCGTCGGGCAGATCGCCCGCATCAAGGGTGTGCGGGCGGTCGGGGTCGCGGGCGGACCGGACAAATGCGCCTATGTGCGTGACGAATTGGGCTTCGACGTCGCGATCGACCATCGCGCACCGGATTTTGTCGACCAGCTGCGAGCCGCGGTGCCCGATGGCATCGATATCTACTTCGAGAATGTCGGCGGCGCGGTGGCGGACGCGGTGTACCCGCTACTGAATATCTATGCGCGCGTACCTGTTTGCGGTCTGATCGCGAACTACAACGCGCCCGGCGCGTCCGCCGGGCCCGATCGGCTGCCCGGCTTCTACGGTCGCATCCTGACCAAGAGCCTGACGGTGCGCGGGTTCATCCAAACCGAATTCGTCCGGGAGCTGTACCAGGATTTCCTGCGCGAGATGTCGGGCTGGATCGCCGAGGACCGGGTCCGCTACCGGGAGGACATTGTCGAAGGCCTCGAGCACGCTCCTGAGGCGTTCATCGGCATGCTCGAGGGCCGTAATTTCGGCAAGCTCGTCGTCCGGGTCGGGTAGCGGACCCGGGCCGGATCACACCGGCTGCGGCGACAGGACGATCTTCGCCGACCGCCCGGGCGTTTCGCTCGCGGCGGCGGCGTCGGCCGCGGACTCCAGCGGGTAGGTGGCTTCCACGTCGAGCTTCAGTGCTCCCGTTGCCGCCATCCCCACCAACTCGCCGATCAGAGTTCGCAGCTCCTCGCCACTGGTCTGCTCGGCCCGCTTGGAACCCCAAAAGCCTTTGACGATGGCTTGTTTGAAGATCAGCGGACCGGGGTTGATGCTCAGCGGCTGGCCGGAGAGCGCGCCGAAGGAGATCAGCTCACCATCCTGGCCGAGCAGTGACAGCAGCGCGTCGGCCGCGCGTCCGCCGACCTGGTCCACGGCGCGCACGATCGGCGCACCCGCCGTGGCTGCCACCGCCCGCTCGAGCCAGCCCTCGGATTCGGTATCGAAGACCGGTTCGAAGCCCAACTCCTGCAACGACCGCACCGAAGCCGGGCCGCGCACCAGGTTGAGCACATGGACACCGCGTTGCCGTGCAAGCGCATTCACCAGACGGCCGACCGCGCCATTGGCGGCGTTGATCGTGATCCAGTCGCCGGGCGAAACCCGCAGATCCTCGAGCAGCATCAGCGAACTGAGCGGCATCGCCAGCAGCTGTGCCGCGGTCTCGTCGGAGATGCTGTCGGGCAGCGGCACCACCTGTGTGGCCTTGGCCAGAAAGTATTCGGCCCAGACCTCATGGATGCCGGAAACGCTCACACGCTGACCGACTTCCAGTCCGGTCACCTCCGATCCCACTGCGTCGATCCGGCCCACGGCCTCCGTACCCGGAATCGCGGGCAGCGCGGGCTTATAGCCGTACACACCGCGGATGGTGGCCAGATCGTGGTTGTGAATGGGCGCGAGGATCAGTTCGATCCGCACCTGACCGGGCCCGGGTTCGGGCGTCGGCCGCTGCGTGGTGGTGAGCACATCCTTCGGCTCACCGAAACTTTCGATGACTACGGCACGCATGGTGTAGCTCCTTTCGGTGCTGGTCAGTCGTCCGCGAGGGTGACCTGGACGTCGATATTGCCGCGGGTGGCGTTGGAGTACGGGCACACCTGGTGTGCCTTGTCGGCGATGGTCTGCGCCTCATCGGCGGACAGGTGCGGGAGCGAAATCTCGAGCGTGACGGTCAGTTCGAAGCCGCCCGCCTCGTTCGGGCCGATGCCGACCTTGGCGCCGACGGCGGAGTCGTCGACATTCACGCCTTCGCGCTTGCCGACCAGACGCAGCGCGCTGTGGAAGCAGGCCGCGTAGCCCGCCGCGAAGAGCTGCTCCGGGTTGGTGCCCACGCCGCTACCACCCATTTCCTTGGGGGTGTTCAGCGCGACGTCGACCTTGCCGTCGGAGGTGCGGGCGTGGCCGTTGCGTCCGTCGCCGGTCGCGAGGGCTTCAGCGGTGTACAGGACGGTCATATCTGACTCTCTTTCGTTCAGGGGTGCGACATCAGTGAATCGGTAAGTCGCCGAAGGGTTTCGCGCAGCTGGGTGACTTCGTCGGTGGACAGGCCACTGGCCTCGCCCATTTCCGTCGGCAGGCACCGGGCCGCGGACCGCAACTCGCGGCCATGCTCGGTGAGCTGGATATCGACGCGACGTTCGTCCGCCGCTGCCCGGCGTCGCTCGACCAGGCCCGCTGCCTCGAGTCGCTTGAGTAGCGGCGACAACGTGCCGGAATCGAGCAGGAGTGCCTCGCACAGGTCGCCGACGCTGCGACCATCGCGTTCCCACAGTGTCAGCATGACGAGGTACTGCGGGTAGGTCAGCCCAAGGCGTTCGAGCTTCGTGCGATAGACCGCCGTCATCGCCCGCGACGCGGCATACAGCCGGAAGCACA is part of the Nocardia sp. NBC_00565 genome and encodes:
- a CDS encoding LLM class flavin-dependent oxidoreductase, with the protein product MTEFLWRLPTRGDGRRARSELRNRGGFGGPAPVTGATDPRPGRFGPFDDLHQIVDAAELSGLDGVVAPYDPLGEESWIVAGGALRATRHARVTVEFQPAFGTPVYAAKISATLQRISQGRLSWRLAVETDAADARTRGDRVTGDDRYARTAEFLSVARGVWNETPVPGAGFAGTGFEFDGDHYAVIDGGFRGILSGLPFPRVYLSGTSSEAVELSAQHADVHLFVETRDGLTGPLRQLRERAGVAGRTVRAGLEIPVIARETEQEAWARVHRQWHEVHPESSAAALDLGDGRWSGFAEFGYPQAIGLVGSYEQVAHRLSDYIAAGVETFVLSGHPHIEELHRTGEHLLHLVDPAGRTLAAQEATA
- a CDS encoding LLM class flavin-dependent oxidoreductase — encoded protein: MTIDIYWRIGMEGDHASLRTPRRYNRGHANGYGPGNIAPAIRGGELDGYGYIDHMAAVAKASESAGFLGGLLPSFPVTDDPWATAAALARETTTYRFMVAFQPGFLHPVQAARMSASLQRATGGRLVYNIISGGGGPAQLWWGDKVSHDDRYARTSEFLGVLRGVWDGEPYDHAGRFFHTEGAALPPGLAGQPFPEVYFSGSSGAAVEAAGHHADYYLSWLEPYADLRAKFDGVRAHSETIGRTPKFAVRIDIVARHTEEAAWAEIEKGWAFVDRDAANRAAQGDSVGAARIKGWVPETITGYRDLEVQPNVWCGFSLIRGGPAFGLVGSYEQVAQRLDELIDLGVDAFILAGNPHLEEAYRVGEEVLPLLGRSRLTAPTAESSLSFAL
- a CDS encoding ABC transporter substrate-binding protein, yielding MALRVGYFPHNNSLFVLRHRGILETRLPDVEWVDLRTLPQSERVDPKTGLPSLHSDWLFTEGGYDFIGTGFTPPITGLANGRDLVYVGISGPRVENGRLVTKADSGIRTAADLQGKRVGIAHGSWQTTLLLFALEKAGLTWSDVEPIDTDVRDGGDALLAGDLDAWVGAYPGLTAVEAATELHTLVDTESVFSHPSLWFTRRDIAEQHRPELEAIIASLQESDAWITANPRAAAQYFVDDVTARGGRADLDAWEAALRGRPFGVNAVTEEFLDEQQRAADLLAANGLLSRTIRVRDAVLSWIGEAVEATKSGATV
- a CDS encoding NADP-dependent oxidoreductase; its protein translation is MVESTRIVLASRPEGAPTPANFRIETAAVPEPEAGEVLLRTLYLSLDPYMRGRMSAAESYAAPVEVGAVMVGGTVAEVLESRAPSLAKGDVVQAYSGWQTHQVAPAAGVRKLDPDQAPVSTALGVLGMPGFTAYSGLLKIGQPKAGETLVVAAASGPVGSAVGQIARIKGVRAVGVAGGPDKCAYVRDELGFDVAIDHRAPDFVDQLRAAVPDGIDIYFENVGGAVADAVYPLLNIYARVPVCGLIANYNAPGASAGPDRLPGFYGRILTKSLTVRGFIQTEFVRELYQDFLREMSGWIAEDRVRYREDIVEGLEHAPEAFIGMLEGRNFGKLVVRVG
- a CDS encoding zinc-binding dehydrogenase, yielding MRAVVIESFGEPKDVLTTTQRPTPEPGPGQVRIELILAPIHNHDLATIRGVYGYKPALPAIPGTEAVGRIDAVGSEVTGLEVGQRVSVSGIHEVWAEYFLAKATQVVPLPDSISDETAAQLLAMPLSSLMLLEDLRVSPGDWITINAANGAVGRLVNALARQRGVHVLNLVRGPASVRSLQELGFEPVFDTESEGWLERAVAATAGAPIVRAVDQVGGRAADALLSLLGQDGELISFGALSGQPLSINPGPLIFKQAIVKGFWGSKRAEQTSGEELRTLIGELVGMAATGALKLDVEATYPLESAADAAAASETPGRSAKIVLSPQPV
- a CDS encoding organic hydroperoxide resistance protein: MTVLYTAEALATGDGRNGHARTSDGKVDVALNTPKEMGGSGVGTNPEQLFAAGYAACFHSALRLVGKREGVNVDDSAVGAKVGIGPNEAGGFELTVTLEISLPHLSADEAQTIADKAHQVCPYSNATRGNIDVQVTLADD
- a CDS encoding MarR family winged helix-turn-helix transcriptional regulator encodes the protein MTDHLTLDEQLCFRLYAASRAMTAVYRTKLERLGLTYPQYLVMLTLWERDGRSVGDLCEALLLDSGTLSPLLKRLEAAGLVERRRAAADERRVDIQLTEHGRELRSAARCLPTEMGEASGLSTDEVTQLRETLRRLTDSLMSHP